The DNA sequence ACTTGCATCCTCGGACCCCGATAAGATAACCTTCACCGCAGTCAAGTGGACATTCGTCCGCCTGTTCTTCTATGCGCTGGCGATCTACCGGTCCTATACCCTGGACACGGAACGCTACTACGGCATGATCGCGGCCGTGCTGGGTGTTTTCTTGGTCAAGTTCGTCATGATCACGGTTGCATTCGCGAACCTCGACAAGAACCGACGGAGAGACTGATCGCCATGGAATCCATCGGAGAACGGTTGATCTGGAATTTTATCCCCTTCACCGATATCCCCATTCCCCTCGGCGGAATCAATGTCCTCACCGTCATCAATACCGCCGTCGTCATGGCCCTTATTTTCGGCCTCTCCTGGCTCGCCATCCGCCGCCGGGAACTCGTGCCCGGCCAGGCCCAGATGAGCCTCGAACTCTTCACCGGCATCTTTGACGGCCTCGTCACCAGTTCCCTCGAACTCGAAACCCGCGAGAAGAACCGGCGTTTCTTCCCCCTCATTGGCGCCCTCTTCCTATTCCTCATTCTCAGCAACTTCATCGGCTTCGTCCCCACCCACTATTTCGAAGAGCCGACCGCCGACATCAATTGCACCCTCGGCCTCGGAATCCTCGGCATGGTCATCGCCACCTGGTGCGCCATCCGGACCAAGGGCGCCTACGGCTACTTCGAGGAGTTGCTCGGGCCTATGTGGCATCAGCCCGATGCCGCGCCCGGCGCGAAAATCGCCGGAAAGCTCTCCGCCCTCTTCTTCCTCCCGCTCAATATCATCGGCGAACTCGCCAAGGTCGTCTCGATATCGTTCCGTTTGTTCGGCAACATTATCGGCGGCAGCATTATCATCATCGTCGTTTCCAATCTCGTCTACAATTTCAGCATCCTCGCCATCGGGCTGGACCTCTTCTTCATTTTCTTCGTGGGCGCGGTGCAGGCCTTTGTGTTCACCATGCTCACCCTGACGTATATCGCAGTCGCCATCAAATAAAACGGTGGCCGCGCCCCGCCGCCAAACCAGATCGCGCCTGCGTCCAGGCAAGGGTTACCAGTGGAACTTGAACCGCATACATGGATGTTGCTCGGCAACTACGCCGGAGCCGGGCTCGCCCTCGGACTCGGGGGAGTCGGAGCCGCCATAGGCATGGGCAACGCCGCCGCGCAGGCCAATTTCGCCATGATGCGCCAGCCCCGTGTGCAGGGCGAAATGCTCCGCACCATGCTCATCGGCCAGGCCGTCGGCGGCAGCCCCTCCATCTTCGCCCTCGTCGTCGGCATGCTTATCCTCTTCGTGCCGCCCGCCGCGCCTGAAGTCGTCGGCGGCAACTACTTCGCCGCCATGATCGGCGCCGGCCTCGCCGTAGGTCTCGGGGCCTTCGGCAGCGGCCTCGGATGTGGATGGCCCGCCGCCAGCGCCTGCGACGGCGTCGCGCGCAATCCCCGCCGCGCAAGCAACGCCACCCAATCCATGATCATCGGCCAGGCCGTCGCGCAATCCCCCAGCATCTTCGCGCTCGTCGTCGCCCTGATACTCGTCCTCGCCGCCCGCGAAGGCACCGATCTCCCCACCATGGGCATATGCATCGGGGCCGGGCTCGCCATGGGAGCCAGCGCGCTCGGATCGGGCATCGGCTCGGGACGCGCCGCCGGCGGCGCCGTCGACGGCATCGGCCGCTGGCCCCTCGCCTACGGGGTAACCCTGCGCACCATGCTCATCGGCCAGGCCGTCTGCGAAACCCCCGCGATTTTCGGCATGCTCGTCGCATTCATCATGCTCTTCGCCATGGGCGACCTCGACCCGGGCCTTATCGGCTTCGCCAAGACCTTCGGCGCCGCCGTAGCCGTCGGATTCGGCGGCATCGGCCCGGGCATCGGCTCGGGCCTCACCGCCGCCAGCGGATGCGCCGCCACCGCCGCCAGGCCCTCCAAGGACACCCTGATCCTGCGCACCATGCTCATCGGCCAGGCCGTTTCACAATCCACCGCCATCTACGCGCTTATTATCGCGCTGGCGCTCCTCTACGTTGTTGCTTGATCCCGCGTATCGCGGGTTGGACTTTGTAAGAAAACACGGCCCCCCGGGCCCTGATAAAGGAACATGACCATGATCGACCCGACCACCATCGTGACGATTCTGAACACCGTCGCGGCACAGGCCCCCCAGGCCGCCACCGGCATCGACGGCGCCGACATCATGAAAGCCGGCGCGCTTATCGGAGCCGGCATCTGCATGGGCTTCGGAGCCATCGGGCCCGGCATCGGCGAAGGTTTCGCCGCCGGCAAGGCCTGCGAAGCCATCGGGCGCTCCCCCCAGGACGCCGGCCTCCTCACCCGAACCATGCTCATCGGCCAGGCCGTTTCCGAATCCACCGGCATCTACTCGCTCGTTATCGCCCTGCTCATGCTCTTCGTGATTACCTGATCCGGGATTTCGCAGCACCATGGTTACCATCAACCTCACCCTCTTCGTACTCCTGGCCATGTTTCTGGCCTTCCTGTGGGCAATGCACCGGTTCATCTTTCGGCCCGTGCTTGCCCTCATGGACCAGCGAGAGCAGAAGATGGCCGAGGACCGGGCCGTGGCGCGCGAAGCAAGCGCCGACGCCGAACGGATCGAGGACGAGTACAAGCGCCGGCTCGCGGCAATACACCGGGAGGCCAATGTGCATATCACCCGCGCCCGGCGCGCCGCCCAGGAGCAACACCAGGCCCAGGTCGACGCCTTCAAGAAACGCGCGGACGAGGATCTGCAGGCGCTGCGCAAGGAAATCCGAAGCGACGTAAACAGCCAGCGCGATCAGTTCGGCCCCCTGGCCCACGAAATCGCAAACGCCATGGCCAAGAAACTGGAACTGGAGTAGCCCGTGAGCCCCGATACCAAGAAATTCCTGCTCCGCCTGGGCCTCTGCGCCATAGCCGGCTGGATTGCGGGCAATTGGCTCCTCGGCCCGCCGGGGCTCTCCGACGCCTACATGGAGGCGAACCGGCACGAGCACGAGCACTACATCGAGATCATAAAGAGCCACGAGTACAAGCTCTACGCGCAGCGCCCCCACCTGGCCGACCTCGCCGCGGACCCCCATCTCGCCGATCGCGTGGCCTTTGTCGAGGCCTACACCGCCTCGGAAGACTTCCAGGCCGAACAACACCGGAGAGAGCTGTACAGCCTGTTCTTCGAGTTCTTCAATTCCGGCCTCGTCATCGTTCTCGCCGTGCGCCTCGGCCGCGCGCCGCTCCGCGCTTTCCTGGACGAACAAATCGAAGGAATTCGCGAGAAGCTGAGCCAGTCGGCCCGATCCCGGAAGACCGCCGTCGCGCGCAAGGCCGCCGCCGAAGTCTCCATTGATCGCCTCCCCGAAACCGAAATGCGCGTGCATGGCGAAACCGAACGCCGGCTTGAAAAGGACCTGCACGAACTCGCCGAGGCAAACCACTACAGCCTCGGGCTCCAGGAGCGCGAACTCGTCGAGCGAAAAAAGGCCGCCGTGCACAATGCGGAGCTCGCGGTCAAGAGACGCCTCGTCAACGCCGCAATTGAAGAATTGACCGCCCGCGTCCAACAAGCCCGCCATGACCAGAGCGCCGACCCCCTCCTCGACGATTTCCTGGAAGAGCTGGAGGCGAAACGGTGAAAAACTATCTCATCGCAAATCGCTACGCGCGCGGGCTCGACCGCGCACTTCCCGAGGAGGCCAACCGCGACGAAGCCGCGGCCAGCCTCCGTGATCTCGGCAAGCTCTATGCCGCGCAACACGGCCTCCGCAGCGTACTGTCAAATCCCGCCATTCCGGCCGATCAGCGGGCCGCCGTCTTGGAGTCCGTCCTCGAAAGGGAAGGGGCGCCGCGGCACGTCCGCGAACTCCTTCACACCATGCTGCGCCGCGGCCGCATCTCCATACTCCCGGATGTCGCCGAGCTCTACTCGGCCATGGCGGACGCCCACCTCGGCCGGGCGGGCGCAGCCGTAACCACCGCATCGGAACTCTCCCCGGACCAGGCCGAGCAATTGCGGCTCGCCCTCGAACGCTTCACCGGGAAGAGCGTGCGCGCCGATTTCTCGGTCAACCCCAGGCTGCTCGGCGGCGTGGTTACGCGAATTGAAGGCAAAATCATCGACGGAAGCCTCCGCGCCCGGATCCGGCGTCTCAAACAATCCCTGCTGCCAGAGGAGAATCTAGGCGGATGAAAATCCACGCTACTGAAATCACGGAAATCATCAAACAACAGATCGCCGGCTTCGACTCCAAGGTGGACGTCGCCGAAGTGGGCACGGTCATCCAGGCGGGCGACGGTATCGCCCGTATCTTCGGCCTCGAAAACGTCATGGCCGGCGAAACCCTCGAATTCCCCCACGGCGTTAAGGGCATGGCCCTCAACCTCGAAGAGGACAATGTCGGCGTCGTGCTCTTCGGCGAGTACGAAAAAGTCGCCGAAGGCGACACCGTTAAGCGCACCGGAGCCATCACTTCGGTGCCCGTCGGCGACGCCCTCATCGGGCGCGTCGTTAACGCCCTGGGCGACCCCATCGACGGGCGCGGGCCCATCGAAACCACCGAATTCAATCCCGTCGAGCGCCTCGCCCCGGGCATCGTCGATCGCCAGCCCGTTTGCGAGCCCCTCCAGACCGGCATCAAGGCCGTCGACGCCATGACCCCCATCGGACGAGGCCAGCGAGAGCTGATCATCGGCGACCGCCAGACCGGTAAGACCGCCATTGCGATTGACACCATCATCAACCAGCGAAACGAGGATGTGATCTGCATCTACGTCGCCATCGGGCAGAAGCGCTCCACGGTCGCCCGCGTCGTCAGCGAGCTCACCAGCCACGGCGCGATGAACTACACCATCGTCGTGGCGGCTTCCGCTTCCGTGCCCGCGCCCCTCCAGTACATCGCGCCCTATGCCGGTTCCGCCATGGGCGAATACTTCCGCGACCGCGGCAAGCACGTCCTGATAATCTTTGACGACCTCTCGAAACACGCCGTGGCCTACCGCCAGCTCTCGCTCCTCCTGCGCCGCCCCCCGGGCCGCGAAGCCTATCCGGGCGACGTCTTCTACCTCCACTCCCGCCTGCTCGAGCGCGCAGCCAAAATGAGCGGCGAGCGCGGCGGCGGAAGCCTCACCGCCCTGCCCATTATTGAAACCCAGGCCGGCGACGTCTCCGCATACATCCCGACCAACGTCATCTCCATCACCGACGGCCAGATCTTCCTGGAAAGCGATCTCTTCTACTCCGGTGTGCGCCCCGCCATCAACGCCGGTATCTCCGTCTCCCGCGTCGGCGGCAACGCCCAGATCAAGGCCATGAAAAAAGTCTCCGGCACCCTCCGCCTCGACCTGGCGCAGTTCCGGGAACTCGAAGCCTTCGCCCAGTTCGGCAGCGACCTCGACCGCGCCACCCAGTTGCAGCTCAACCTCGGCCGGCGCCTCGTGGAAATCCTCAAGCAGCCGCAATACCGGCCCCTCGCCGTCGAAAAGCAGGTCCTCATCATCTACGCCGCCACCTCCGGCTACCTGAACAACGTACCCGTCGCCGCCGTGCACCGCTACGAGGACGAACTCTATCATTACTTCGAAACCGACGCCCGCGATCTCATGGAAGACCTCCGCGCGAACCGCGAAATCACCAAGGATCTCAAGCCAAAGCTCGACGCCGCCCTGAAGGAATTCACGCAGCAGTTCGAAGTTCGCCACCGTGGAACCGTGGAAATCAACTAGGCCATGGCAAACCTTCGCGACATAAAACGCCGCATCGGCAGCGTAAAGAGCACGCAGAAGATCACCAAAGCCATGAAAATGGTCGCGGCGTCAAAGCTGCGCCGCGCCCAGGCCGCAATCACCCAGGCCCGCCCCTACGCCGCCCGCATGCGCGCCCTCGTGGACAGCCTCACGCGCCGCTCCGAGTTTGAAGGGCATCCACTCCTCCGCGGCGGCGACCCCGACACGGTGGCGCTGATCGTCGTCACCTCCGACAAAGGGCTCTGCGGCGGATTCAATACGAATATTGTCAACCGCGCGCTTGCCGTCGCCGAGAACAAATTCAAGGGGCGCCAGGTCGAACTGATCGTGGCCGGCAGGAAGGGCCTGGAAGCGCTGAAGCGCCGCCCGGTCACCATACGCCATAATTACACCGGCATGGCCGATCAGCCCGCCACGCTGGCACAGACCATCGTCCAGGATATCTCCCGGGAATTCGCGCTCGGTAAGATCGGCGAAGTCTTCGTCGTCTACAACGAGTTCAAGTCCGCCGTCCAGCAGGCCGTGACGCTGGATCGCCTGCTTCCCTTCGAGCCCGAAGCCCCCGCGGGCGGCGGCGGCGGCGAGCAAGCGAAACCGCTCGACTACCTCTACGAGCCGTCGGACGAAGCCATCTTCGAGGCCCTGCTGGTGCAAAACCTCGAGATACAGGTACACCGCATCCTCCTGGAATCCTCCGCCAGCGAACTCGGCGCGCGCATGACCGCCATGGACGCCGCCACCCGAAACGCCGGCGAAGTTATCGGGAAACTGACCCTGCAGTACAACCGCGCGCGGCAGAACGCGATCACCACCGAGCTCATCGAAGTGATCAGCGGAGCCGAGGCGCTCTAAATAGCGGGCGAACGCCCCGCTTGGCGATCGAATAAAGAAACAGACCCGGAAACAGGCGCGCACACGAATGCGACGCCCGCGCTCCGGCACACGAAAGAGTATGTGGAGAAACAAATGAACACAGGCCGCATTTCCCAGGTCATCGGTCCCGTCGTGGACGTGCGCTTCGAACCCGGAAGCCTGCCCCCCATCTACCAGGCCCTGTCCATCGCGCGGCAGGACGGCAGCACCCTGATCTGCGAAGTCGCCCAGCACCTCGGCGAGAACACCGTCCGCGCCGTCGCCATGGACAGCACCGACGGCCTCGTCCGCGGCATGGAGGCGGCCGACACCGGATCCTTCATCACCACCCCCGTCGGCAAGGACATCCTCGGCCGCATTCTCAACGTCATCGGCGAGCCCGTCGACGCGCTCGGGCCCGTGAATGCCGAAACCCGCTGGCCCATACACCGCCCCGCCCCCAGCTTCGAGGACCTCGACACCTCCACCGAAATGTTCGAGACCGGCATCAAGGTCATCGACCTGCTCGCGCCCTACTGCAAGGGCGGGAAGACCGGCCTCTTCGGCGGCGCGGGCGTGGGCAAAACCGTGCTCATTATGGAGCTCATCAACAACGTCGCCAAACAGCACGGCGGCTACTCCGTCTTTGCCGGCGTGGGCGAGCGTACCCGCGAAGGCAACGACCTCTGGCTCGAAATGAAGGAGTCCGGCGTTATCGACAAGGCCGCCCTCATCTACGGCCAGATGACCGAGCCCCCCGGAGCCCGCGCACGCGTCGCGCTCACCGGCCTCACCGCCGCCGAGTACTTCCGCGACGAGGAAGGCCAGGACGTGCTCCTCTTCATCGACAACATCTTCCGATTCACCCAGGCCGGCTCCGAAGTGTCCGCCCTCCTCGGCCGCATGCCGAGCGCCGTGGGATACCAGCCCACACTCGCGTCCGAAATGGGCGAGCTCCAGGAACGCATCACCACCACCAAGAAGGGCTCCATCACCTCCGTCCAGGCCGTATACGTGCCCGCGGACGATCTGACCGACCCCGCGCCCGCAACCACCTTCGCGCACCTCGACGCCACCACCGTGCTCT is a window from the Candidatus Hydrogenedentota bacterium genome containing:
- the atpG gene encoding ATP synthase F1 subunit gamma; the protein is MANLRDIKRRIGSVKSTQKITKAMKMVAASKLRRAQAAITQARPYAARMRALVDSLTRRSEFEGHPLLRGGDPDTVALIVVTSDKGLCGGFNTNIVNRALAVAENKFKGRQVELIVAGRKGLEALKRRPVTIRHNYTGMADQPATLAQTIVQDISREFALGKIGEVFVVYNEFKSAVQQAVTLDRLLPFEPEAPAGGGGGEQAKPLDYLYEPSDEAIFEALLVQNLEIQVHRILLESSASELGARMTAMDAATRNAGEVIGKLTLQYNRARQNAITTELIEVISGAEAL
- the atpE gene encoding ATP synthase F0 subunit C: MIDPTTIVTILNTVAAQAPQAATGIDGADIMKAGALIGAGICMGFGAIGPGIGEGFAAGKACEAIGRSPQDAGLLTRTMLIGQAVSESTGIYSLVIALLMLFVIT
- the atpA gene encoding F0F1 ATP synthase subunit alpha; its protein translation is MKIHATEITEIIKQQIAGFDSKVDVAEVGTVIQAGDGIARIFGLENVMAGETLEFPHGVKGMALNLEEDNVGVVLFGEYEKVAEGDTVKRTGAITSVPVGDALIGRVVNALGDPIDGRGPIETTEFNPVERLAPGIVDRQPVCEPLQTGIKAVDAMTPIGRGQRELIIGDRQTGKTAIAIDTIINQRNEDVICIYVAIGQKRSTVARVVSELTSHGAMNYTIVVAASASVPAPLQYIAPYAGSAMGEYFRDRGKHVLIIFDDLSKHAVAYRQLSLLLRRPPGREAYPGDVFYLHSRLLERAAKMSGERGGGSLTALPIIETQAGDVSAYIPTNVISITDGQIFLESDLFYSGVRPAINAGISVSRVGGNAQIKAMKKVSGTLRLDLAQFRELEAFAQFGSDLDRATQLQLNLGRRLVEILKQPQYRPLAVEKQVLIIYAATSGYLNNVPVAAVHRYEDELYHYFETDARDLMEDLRANREITKDLKPKLDAALKEFTQQFEVRHRGTVEIN
- the atpD gene encoding F0F1 ATP synthase subunit beta translates to MNTGRISQVIGPVVDVRFEPGSLPPIYQALSIARQDGSTLICEVAQHLGENTVRAVAMDSTDGLVRGMEAADTGSFITTPVGKDILGRILNVIGEPVDALGPVNAETRWPIHRPAPSFEDLDTSTEMFETGIKVIDLLAPYCKGGKTGLFGGAGVGKTVLIMELINNVAKQHGGYSVFAGVGERTREGNDLWLEMKESGVIDKAALIYGQMTEPPGARARVALTGLTAAEYFRDEEGQDVLLFIDNIFRFTQAGSEVSALLGRMPSAVGYQPTLASEMGELQERITTTKKGSITSVQAVYVPADDLTDPAPATTFAHLDATTVLSRQIAELGIYPAVDPLDSTSRILDPRILGDEHYQVARGVQELLQRYKDLQDIIAILGMDELSEDDKKTVARARRIQRFLSQPFFVAEQFTGMAGKFVSVADTVRSAKAILEGEHDDLPESAFLYCGAIEEVLEKAGKLDKSA
- the atpH gene encoding ATP synthase F1 subunit delta is translated as MKNYLIANRYARGLDRALPEEANRDEAAASLRDLGKLYAAQHGLRSVLSNPAIPADQRAAVLESVLEREGAPRHVRELLHTMLRRGRISILPDVAELYSAMADAHLGRAGAAVTTASELSPDQAEQLRLALERFTGKSVRADFSVNPRLLGGVVTRIEGKIIDGSLRARIRRLKQSLLPEENLGG
- a CDS encoding F0F1 ATP synthase subunit A; protein product: MESIGERLIWNFIPFTDIPIPLGGINVLTVINTAVVMALIFGLSWLAIRRRELVPGQAQMSLELFTGIFDGLVTSSLELETREKNRRFFPLIGALFLFLILSNFIGFVPTHYFEEPTADINCTLGLGILGMVIATWCAIRTKGAYGYFEELLGPMWHQPDAAPGAKIAGKLSALFFLPLNIIGELAKVVSISFRLFGNIIGGSIIIIVVSNLVYNFSILAIGLDLFFIFFVGAVQAFVFTMLTLTYIAVAIK
- a CDS encoding ATP synthase F0 subunit B, encoding MVTINLTLFVLLAMFLAFLWAMHRFIFRPVLALMDQREQKMAEDRAVAREASADAERIEDEYKRRLAAIHREANVHITRARRAAQEQHQAQVDAFKKRADEDLQALRKEIRSDVNSQRDQFGPLAHEIANAMAKKLELE
- a CDS encoding ATP synthase subunit I; the protein is METLVRFRQATVKYTLLLTVIGAAALWPLNIPAAKGLLMGGIAGVLGFWINAFAVQKLASSDPDKITFTAVKWTFVRLFFYALAIYRSYTLDTERYYGMIAAVLGVFLVKFVMITVAFANLDKNRRRD
- a CDS encoding ATP synthase F0 subunit C; translated protein: MELEPHTWMLLGNYAGAGLALGLGGVGAAIGMGNAAAQANFAMMRQPRVQGEMLRTMLIGQAVGGSPSIFALVVGMLILFVPPAAPEVVGGNYFAAMIGAGLAVGLGAFGSGLGCGWPAASACDGVARNPRRASNATQSMIIGQAVAQSPSIFALVVALILVLAAREGTDLPTMGICIGAGLAMGASALGSGIGSGRAAGGAVDGIGRWPLAYGVTLRTMLIGQAVCETPAIFGMLVAFIMLFAMGDLDPGLIGFAKTFGAAVAVGFGGIGPGIGSGLTAASGCAATAARPSKDTLILRTMLIGQAVSQSTAIYALIIALALLYVVA